Proteins found in one Salinimonas lutimaris genomic segment:
- a CDS encoding LamG domain-containing protein, whose amino-acid sequence MKVVYAVVLLIFTGASIAQECTAVFPDPASSSFADGTIDFKNNSQVIGSDGSLDAPNITGGDTACDGSQCQSSGQTAEPLVLPAFENSAVTAKDKTAYPAVFSPGDYGQLSLKNADTAIFNAGEYRISSLDLGKDAQVVLASGVYWIDTLTLGNGASLIVAPGEEVLLYVNTLDVNNGAQMNSAGSSDQLTIINYDSARFKNSSDTSAFIFSQGTITLDNSARVLGAVSARDIELKNSSVIEYDTASFDRFTAGGLCEATVTVPSPVAHWPINVCTLAGDDNQVPELITGNDGQGVNSPGVEDNGRFCQAGSFRGDDDTILLPHSTDYAISEGAIAFWFNTDNLQFSRRSSAGGMALFSKDAQGLSDHITISLLQNGAIRVAHSSLAATRQINANAGIQENTWYYLVYTFGPQGMQLFINAALVGSNIELTSGILNNGEPIVLAANAGLTASGSAATAQLTDFYRGKIDDVQLYDEQLSGSQIESLFGKEAETCVSCETQTELVSHWDFDVCSLTGADDVVDVQGVQNGTARGGSQVEESARFCQGIGFDGDSGLVEVPHNSAYALSEGTAVLWFNAQTLNNNGAARQALISKDHSNTGDERAANGDLSIFVEPDGRLRFEQYFDQQSLVLVTNRALIESETWHQLAYSWGPDGIEVFVDGNYIGGYPSPFTMSANTQPWRFGASVNQLTPDRSQPADLLNFFDGVMDEIRLYAGQLSGADVQSLYNASQYTCESCQITDAILFYRFEETDRQQNNIDDDSVNLQTGQLVGSAIRILPENPISCAVLDIPLNTDARTADAADTRFDMNDIGTQGTLSFWYRSNEPWVGGGNRQLFDASERRNPNRNNANSDKYFHLTLVNTGQLRFGLEESNDGDLQVFSNVLDFAAGEWVHIAVSFDVVTNEQALFINGSPVNWITNQASRLRGSQLGSLNSLYFGDNRSLYLVGAMTGNSANGQFDDIRVYNYLQTRTQVLADIDDVLECTGVHHYELTHPAQSLTCDAAPVVIKACANEACSELVSQPVTVQLNNGEWGNGNPVTFTGQLTTTLRQRNEQTVSLRVAGTDPDYAAQTPLICTNNCEIEFSAAGLVFFDTTTSAALLPDTIAQSDLGRIGLWAAKDEGGVCKALLNGAQTIDFSYQCYNDASAPYSSEQCQMPFAGVPVTGNGSGQNSGQLTLTFDEEGKTSLAGYQYADAGRLLLTASAQIDQTPFNSGTATFDSIPASLLFEPVMTSPQPAGAPFTIAISALGAQGAVLPGYQAGQLQASLNRQIPLDGVDGLWHLSDSQVIQSRTDSTFSDAPLSGFNNGVYEYTNSYFDEAGSFEALFQDADYLGNTISSSPVALSRFIPAYFDAQVTQPGQLADSCGAITYIGQPFGFELGAEPQIEVTALNALGQVTANYDSGLWQLAPDSAQIAGFSALGTSAYAANGPVTTNTAAMQALVTGTDNFDGQGMVTLTGPQFTYAKIATVSPGAGGGSPFAASLNANVPATALTDADGVCYRADSSSPCQALTISSIQGAQLHYGRLRLDNAYGPENEALNIPVVTEYYDGGNWLLAQGDSCTTLNLAQNNGQIGVANASQGSQETDISSAFTSLSVTSTLNQGSSADGEFVVGPALDGSGNGQRGTIAVTLIPGAVGERWSEYLNIDWNLDGVIDASDFPKAAVSFGLYRGNERTLHWRERF is encoded by the coding sequence GACTATGGCCAGCTCAGTCTGAAAAATGCCGACACTGCCATTTTTAATGCTGGTGAATACCGCATTAGTTCACTGGACTTAGGTAAGGATGCGCAGGTCGTACTGGCCAGCGGGGTGTACTGGATTGATACCCTGACCCTGGGCAACGGGGCGAGCCTGATTGTTGCGCCGGGCGAAGAAGTATTATTGTATGTGAATACCCTGGATGTGAACAACGGTGCGCAGATGAACAGCGCCGGTAGCAGCGATCAGCTCACCATCATTAATTACGATAGCGCCCGGTTTAAAAACAGTAGCGATACATCCGCATTTATATTCAGTCAGGGCACGATCACACTGGATAACAGTGCCCGTGTGCTGGGAGCGGTAAGCGCCAGGGATATCGAACTTAAAAACAGCTCCGTGATTGAATATGATACTGCGTCATTTGACCGTTTTACGGCTGGTGGTCTGTGTGAAGCAACGGTCACGGTGCCATCGCCGGTTGCCCACTGGCCGATTAATGTCTGTACTCTGGCCGGAGACGACAACCAGGTTCCTGAACTGATTACAGGCAACGACGGGCAGGGGGTGAACAGCCCCGGCGTTGAAGATAATGGGCGGTTCTGCCAGGCTGGCTCATTTAGGGGGGATGACGATACGATATTATTGCCCCACAGCACGGACTATGCGATAAGCGAAGGCGCAATTGCCTTTTGGTTTAATACCGATAATCTGCAGTTTAGCCGTCGCAGTTCTGCCGGTGGTATGGCTTTGTTTTCCAAAGATGCTCAGGGGCTGAGCGATCACATTACCATTAGCCTGCTGCAAAACGGGGCGATTCGCGTTGCCCATTCTTCATTGGCTGCCACCAGGCAGATCAACGCCAATGCCGGAATACAGGAGAACACCTGGTATTATCTGGTTTATACCTTTGGTCCGCAGGGCATGCAGTTATTCATCAATGCTGCGCTGGTTGGCAGTAATATCGAACTGACAAGTGGCATCCTGAATAACGGCGAGCCGATTGTGCTGGCCGCCAATGCTGGCCTAACCGCTTCCGGTAGCGCTGCTACTGCCCAGCTAACCGATTTTTATCGTGGCAAAATTGATGATGTGCAATTGTATGACGAGCAGTTGTCCGGGTCCCAGATTGAAAGTCTGTTTGGTAAAGAGGCTGAAACCTGTGTGTCGTGTGAGACTCAGACAGAGCTGGTTTCACATTGGGATTTTGATGTATGTAGCCTGACCGGTGCCGACGATGTGGTGGATGTTCAGGGCGTGCAAAATGGTACCGCCCGGGGTGGCTCACAGGTTGAAGAGTCTGCCCGTTTTTGTCAGGGAATCGGCTTTGATGGTGACTCGGGATTGGTCGAGGTGCCGCACAATTCTGCCTATGCGCTGTCTGAAGGAACAGCGGTGCTGTGGTTTAACGCGCAGACTCTGAACAATAACGGGGCTGCACGTCAGGCACTGATTTCAAAAGATCACAGTAATACGGGCGATGAACGCGCCGCCAATGGGGATCTGAGTATCTTTGTTGAGCCAGATGGCCGGCTGCGGTTCGAGCAGTATTTTGATCAGCAGTCGCTGGTGCTGGTCACCAATCGAGCGTTAATTGAAAGCGAAACCTGGCATCAGCTGGCCTACAGCTGGGGGCCTGATGGTATTGAGGTTTTTGTGGATGGTAATTATATCGGAGGCTATCCATCCCCTTTTACCATGTCAGCCAACACGCAGCCGTGGCGTTTCGGGGCCTCGGTCAATCAGCTCACGCCCGACAGGTCCCAGCCTGCTGACTTGTTGAATTTTTTTGATGGGGTGATGGATGAGATCAGGCTGTATGCCGGTCAGCTATCAGGCGCAGATGTGCAGAGCCTCTACAATGCCAGTCAGTATACCTGTGAAAGCTGTCAGATAACCGATGCTATTCTGTTTTACCGGTTCGAAGAAACCGATCGTCAGCAAAACAATATAGACGATGACTCGGTAAACCTGCAAACGGGGCAGCTGGTAGGCAGCGCCATAAGAATCCTGCCTGAAAACCCGATTTCCTGTGCCGTTCTGGACATTCCACTTAATACCGACGCTCGTACAGCCGATGCCGCCGACACCCGGTTTGATATGAATGATATCGGTACGCAGGGCACCCTTTCTTTTTGGTATCGCAGCAATGAGCCCTGGGTAGGCGGTGGCAATCGTCAGTTATTTGATGCATCTGAGCGGCGCAATCCTAACCGCAACAATGCCAATAGTGACAAGTATTTCCATCTGACCCTGGTCAATACAGGGCAACTCCGGTTCGGGCTCGAAGAAAGTAATGATGGCGACTTGCAGGTATTTAGCAATGTGCTTGATTTTGCGGCCGGGGAGTGGGTACATATTGCGGTTAGCTTTGATGTGGTGACCAATGAACAGGCCCTGTTTATTAATGGTAGCCCCGTCAACTGGATAACCAACCAGGCCAGCAGATTAAGAGGCTCGCAGCTCGGTTCACTGAACTCACTGTATTTTGGTGACAATCGCTCTTTATACCTGGTAGGAGCAATGACCGGTAATTCAGCCAATGGTCAGTTTGATGATATTCGTGTTTATAACTATCTTCAAACACGGACTCAGGTACTGGCCGACATTGACGATGTGCTGGAGTGTACCGGGGTGCATCATTACGAATTGACGCATCCGGCACAAAGCCTGACCTGTGATGCTGCACCAGTGGTGATTAAAGCCTGTGCCAATGAGGCCTGTAGTGAACTGGTCAGTCAGCCGGTCACCGTGCAGCTTAATAACGGGGAATGGGGCAATGGTAATCCGGTGACCTTCACCGGTCAGCTGACCACCACATTACGTCAGCGCAACGAGCAAACGGTATCGTTAAGAGTCGCCGGTACTGATCCAGACTATGCCGCCCAGACTCCGCTTATCTGTACCAATAATTGTGAAATCGAGTTCAGTGCCGCCGGTCTGGTGTTTTTTGATACCACAACCTCTGCTGCCTTATTGCCTGATACCATCGCGCAATCCGACCTTGGCCGGATTGGCCTGTGGGCAGCCAAAGATGAGGGCGGCGTGTGCAAGGCGTTGTTAAACGGCGCTCAAACGATTGATTTTAGCTACCAGTGTTACAATGATGCCAGTGCGCCGTATTCTTCTGAGCAGTGTCAGATGCCGTTTGCCGGCGTGCCGGTTACCGGCAATGGTAGCGGGCAGAACAGTGGTCAGCTGACGCTGACCTTTGATGAAGAAGGAAAAACCAGTCTGGCCGGATATCAGTACGCTGATGCCGGGCGTTTGCTGTTAACCGCATCGGCGCAAATCGACCAGACTCCGTTTAACAGTGGCACAGCCACCTTTGACAGTATACCGGCCAGTCTGCTGTTTGAACCGGTCATGACCTCCCCGCAGCCTGCCGGTGCACCGTTTACTATCGCCATCAGTGCGCTTGGCGCTCAGGGGGCCGTCTTACCTGGCTATCAGGCCGGTCAGTTGCAAGCCAGCCTGAATCGTCAGATACCGCTTGATGGAGTGGACGGCCTGTGGCACCTGTCTGACAGTCAGGTCATTCAAAGCCGCACTGACAGTACCTTCAGCGATGCTCCCCTCAGCGGCTTTAATAACGGCGTATATGAATACACCAACAGTTACTTTGATGAGGCGGGAAGCTTTGAGGCCTTGTTTCAGGATGCTGATTATCTGGGCAATACCATCAGCAGCTCCCCGGTTGCCTTGTCGCGTTTTATTCCGGCTTATTTCGATGCGCAGGTGACGCAGCCAGGTCAGCTGGCTGATAGCTGTGGTGCCATTACCTATATAGGCCAGCCATTTGGCTTTGAGCTGGGGGCAGAGCCGCAGATTGAGGTCACAGCATTAAATGCACTGGGTCAGGTCACCGCCAACTACGACAGCGGACTGTGGCAATTAGCGCCAGACAGTGCTCAGATTGCCGGGTTCAGCGCGCTGGGAACATCAGCCTATGCGGCTAACGGGCCGGTTACAACCAACACCGCCGCCATGCAGGCGCTGGTCACCGGCACGGATAATTTTGATGGACAAGGCATGGTGACCCTGACCGGCCCGCAGTTTACTTATGCCAAGATTGCTACGGTCAGCCCCGGTGCGGGCGGCGGCTCGCCGTTTGCCGCCAGCCTTAACGCGAATGTGCCGGCCACCGCACTGACCGATGCAGATGGCGTTTGTTATCGGGCTGACAGTAGCTCACCGTGTCAGGCGCTTACCATCAGCAGTATACAGGGCGCACAGCTGCATTATGGCAGACTGCGACTGGACAATGCCTATGGGCCGGAAAATGAAGCCCTGAACATTCCGGTCGTCACCGAATACTATGATGGTGGCAACTGGTTACTGGCTCAGGGTGACAGCTGTACTACGCTGAACCTGGCCCAGAACAATGGGCAAATTGGTGTGGCCAATGCCTCGCAGGGCAGTCAGGAAACCGATATCAGTAGCGCGTTTACCAGTTTGAGCGTGACCAGCACGCTGAATCAGGGCAGTTCAGCCGATGGTGAGTTTGTTGTCGGCCCCGCCCTGGATGGCAGTGGCAACGGACAGCGCGGCACCATTGCGGTAACCCTTATACCCGGTGCTGTTGGGGAGCGCTGGAGCGAATATCTGAATATCGACTGGAATCTGGATGGAGTTATTGATGCCAGCGATTTCCCCAAAGCGGCGGTGTCATTCGGGCTGTACCGTGGAAACGAAAGAACTTTGCACTGGCGTGAACGTTTTTAA
- a CDS encoding rod shape-determining protein: protein MFKKLRGMFSNDLSIDLGTANTLIYVKDQGIVLNEPSVVAIRQERAGGPKSVAAVGAEAKRMLGRTPGNIRAIRPMKDGVIADFFVTEKMLQHFIKQVHDNNFLRPSPRVLVCVPCGSTQVERRAIRESALGAGAREVYLIDEPMAAAIGAGLPVSEATGSMVVDIGGGTTEVAIISLNGVVYSSSVRIGGDKFDEAIINYVRRNFGSLIGEATAERIKHEIGAAYPGEEVREIEVRGRNLAEGVPRGFTLNSNEILEALQEPLTGIVSAVMVALEQSPPELASDISERGMVLTGGGALLKDLDRLLMEETGIPVVIADDPLTCVARGGGKAFDMIDLHGGDLFTFE, encoded by the coding sequence ATGTTTAAAAAGCTTCGAGGCATGTTTTCCAACGATCTGTCTATCGACCTCGGAACAGCTAATACGCTGATCTATGTGAAAGATCAGGGCATCGTTCTTAACGAACCATCAGTTGTTGCAATTCGTCAGGAACGTGCGGGTGGCCCCAAAAGCGTTGCTGCGGTCGGGGCTGAAGCCAAACGCATGCTGGGACGGACTCCAGGAAACATTCGCGCCATCCGGCCAATGAAAGACGGTGTGATTGCCGATTTCTTTGTTACTGAAAAAATGCTCCAGCACTTCATCAAGCAGGTTCATGATAACAACTTTTTACGCCCCAGCCCCCGGGTACTGGTGTGTGTACCGTGCGGTTCGACTCAGGTAGAGCGCCGCGCCATCCGCGAGTCGGCACTGGGTGCCGGTGCCCGAGAGGTATATCTGATTGACGAGCCAATGGCCGCAGCAATCGGTGCCGGTCTGCCGGTATCTGAGGCAACCGGTTCCATGGTGGTCGATATCGGTGGTGGTACCACCGAAGTGGCAATTATTTCACTCAATGGTGTGGTGTATTCTTCTTCTGTGCGCATTGGTGGTGATAAGTTTGACGAAGCCATTATCAACTATGTACGCCGTAACTTTGGCTCACTGATTGGTGAGGCTACCGCCGAGCGTATCAAGCACGAAATTGGTGCTGCTTATCCGGGTGAGGAAGTACGTGAAATTGAAGTGCGTGGTCGAAACCTGGCCGAAGGTGTACCCCGCGGCTTTACCCTGAACTCCAATGAAATTTTAGAAGCGCTGCAAGAACCACTGACCGGGATTGTGTCAGCGGTGATGGTGGCACTGGAACAGTCGCCACCAGAGCTGGCCTCGGATATTTCAGAGCGTGGTATGGTGTTAACCGGTGGTGGTGCACTGCTTAAAGATCTGGACCGCCTGCTAATGGAAGAAACCGGTATTCCGGTGGTTATCGCCGATGATCCACTGACATGTGTTGCCCGCGGTGGTGGTAAGGCGTTCGATATGATCGACCTGCACGGCGGCGACCTGTTCACCTTCGAATAA
- the mreC gene encoding rod shape-determining protein MreC has product MDTIFTRGPSLNNRLALAVALSVLLIFADHKLDAFQSGRVYLNSLVSPVQYLANLPSVLLSESAQQLTSRQALMSENARLTNQNLKMNERLQRFEVLQAENDQLRKLLDVPTEPRMHKMVAELMAVDNNPFSQQIVINKGAIDGVYVSQSVLDDRGVVGQVMEVGSTNSRVMLISDVTHAIPVRSVRNNIRFIASGNGSLDELLLDHVPHSVDVREGDLLISSGLGDVFPEGYPVARVKSVVRDESRPFATVRATPLARLDRLKYLLLLWPDDAPRQPEDAGEAGQGESIAHVD; this is encoded by the coding sequence ATGGATACGATATTCACCAGAGGCCCCTCGCTTAACAACCGACTCGCGCTCGCTGTAGCCTTGTCGGTTTTGTTGATCTTTGCGGACCATAAATTAGATGCATTTCAGTCAGGCCGGGTTTATTTAAACTCGCTGGTCAGCCCGGTTCAGTATCTGGCTAACCTGCCCAGCGTATTGCTTAGCGAAAGTGCTCAGCAACTGACATCACGTCAGGCCCTGATGTCTGAAAATGCCCGTTTAACCAATCAGAACCTGAAAATGAATGAGCGCTTGCAGCGCTTTGAAGTGTTACAGGCCGAAAACGACCAGCTGCGAAAACTGCTGGATGTGCCCACTGAGCCGCGCATGCACAAAATGGTGGCAGAGCTGATGGCGGTGGATAACAATCCGTTCAGCCAGCAGATTGTCATTAACAAAGGCGCCATTGATGGTGTCTATGTGTCACAGTCGGTGTTAGATGATCGTGGCGTGGTCGGGCAGGTGATGGAAGTGGGCTCTACCAACAGTCGGGTTATGCTGATTTCTGATGTTACCCATGCCATTCCGGTTCGCTCGGTACGCAACAACATTCGATTTATTGCCAGTGGCAACGGCTCGCTGGATGAACTGCTGCTGGACCATGTGCCGCACAGTGTGGATGTTCGTGAAGGCGATTTGCTGATTTCCTCTGGCCTGGGCGATGTGTTTCCCGAAGGTTACCCGGTGGCCCGGGTAAAATCGGTGGTCCGGGATGAAAGCCGGCCATTTGCCACTGTCCGGGCTACGCCTCTGGCAAGGCTGGATCGTTTGAAATATCTACTTTTATTATGGCCGGATGATGCGCCACGTCAGCCTGAAGATGCTGGCGAGGCCGGTCAGGGAGAATCCATCGCCCATGTTGATTAA
- the mreD gene encoding rod shape-determining protein MreD — translation MLIKPRHFVIAATILISLVLQIMPMPLEADLYRPDWALVVLAYWSMALPHRVNVGVAFLTGLVMDVLLGTALGIHCLALSVSVYVLAANYQRLRNYSVWQQAIIIGLLSSLYHLVLFWIQHLLTDIPFQFSFLWPVFSTMVLWPWVFWLLRKFRRQFSVT, via the coding sequence ATGTTGATTAAACCGCGACATTTTGTCATTGCCGCGACGATTCTGATTTCGCTGGTTCTGCAAATTATGCCCATGCCGCTGGAAGCGGATCTGTACCGGCCAGACTGGGCGCTGGTGGTGCTGGCATACTGGTCGATGGCATTGCCTCACCGGGTCAATGTTGGCGTGGCATTTTTAACCGGGCTGGTCATGGATGTATTACTGGGCACCGCGCTGGGTATTCACTGTCTGGCACTGAGTGTCAGTGTGTATGTGCTGGCTGCCAATTATCAGCGGTTGCGCAACTATTCGGTCTGGCAGCAGGCGATTATCATTGGCCTGCTCAGTTCACTGTATCATCTGGTATTGTTCTGGATTCAGCACCTTCTGACCGACATTCCTTTTCAGTTTTCTTTTCTGTGGCCCGTATTTTCAACCATGGTACTCTGGCCATGGGTGTTCTGGCTGTTACGTAAGTTTCGCCGCCAGTTCAGCGTGACCTGA
- a CDS encoding Maf family protein — MSTVLILASASPRRTALLNQIGFSHRQFPVDIDESPLPDETPAAMVARLAAQKALTAQQRLDSASEKAVILASDTLIAFDKQPLGKPADKADCLATLRQLSGNTHEVLTAVSVIQGQRQHTITVTTEVQFAPLTDQDIEQYWATGEPADKAGSYAIQGIGGQFVKSVKGSVSSVIGLPLYETKCLLNEFGVTP; from the coding sequence ATGTCTACGGTGTTGATTTTAGCGTCAGCCTCTCCCCGGCGCACGGCGCTGCTTAACCAGATTGGCTTCAGCCACCGGCAGTTTCCTGTCGATATTGACGAATCGCCACTGCCGGATGAAACACCGGCAGCCATGGTGGCCCGGCTGGCCGCCCAAAAAGCATTAACCGCTCAGCAGCGGCTGGACAGCGCGTCTGAAAAAGCGGTAATACTGGCCTCCGATACCCTGATAGCTTTTGATAAACAGCCATTAGGCAAACCCGCAGATAAAGCGGATTGTCTGGCTACATTGCGCCAACTGTCGGGTAATACCCACGAGGTACTTACCGCCGTCAGTGTGATTCAGGGACAGCGCCAGCACACCATCACCGTCACCACCGAAGTACAGTTTGCTCCTTTGACCGACCAGGATATTGAGCAATACTGGGCGACCGGCGAGCCGGCTGATAAAGCCGGCAGCTATGCCATTCAGGGCATTGGCGGTCAGTTTGTAAAATCGGTTAAAGGCAGTGTGAGTTCGGTGATAGGTTTGCCATTATATGAAACCAAGTGTCTGTTAAATGAATTTGGAGTCACCCCATGA
- the rng gene encoding ribonuclease G, whose product MSAELLINVTPSESRVALIENGILQEIHVERHTKKGLVGNMYRGKVSRVLPGMQAAFVDIGLEKAAFLHASDIVFHNELVGEVMASHIQKQDIRELVREGQEIVVQVVKDPIGTKGARLTTDITIPSRYLVFMPSVTHVGVSQRIEDEAERERLKALMQEFCDEDGGFILRTAAEGVSKTELSQDAAFLRRLWNKIQQRMKQKKSNVLYEDLPLARRVLRDFVGTELDRIRIDSNLSYQELVDFTKEYVPELSNKLDYYRGERPIFDLYDVENEVQRALERRVDLKSGGYLIIDQTEAMTTIDINTGAFVGHRNLEETIFNTNIEATLAIARQLRLRNLGGMILIDFIDMMEQDHKRRVLHSLEMATSKDRAKINIHGFTSLGLIEMTRKRTRESLEHVLCGDCPVCKGRGTVKTIETICFEIMREIVRVNRAYAADMFVVYASPNVVEALLGEESHMLAELEMFVTKQIKVQTEPLYNQDKYDVVMM is encoded by the coding sequence ATGAGTGCTGAATTACTGATAAACGTGACTCCTTCAGAGTCGCGGGTAGCCCTGATTGAAAATGGAATATTGCAGGAGATTCATGTTGAGCGGCACACCAAAAAAGGGTTGGTCGGCAATATGTACCGGGGCAAGGTCAGCCGTGTACTGCCAGGTATGCAGGCGGCGTTTGTTGATATCGGACTGGAAAAGGCTGCCTTTTTACATGCATCAGACATTGTGTTTCATAACGAGCTGGTTGGAGAGGTCATGGCCAGCCATATTCAGAAGCAGGATATTCGTGAGCTGGTTCGTGAAGGGCAGGAGATTGTGGTGCAGGTGGTCAAGGATCCCATCGGTACCAAGGGCGCCCGGCTAACCACCGATATTACGATTCCGTCCAGGTATCTGGTGTTTATGCCCAGTGTTACCCATGTGGGCGTATCGCAGCGTATTGAGGATGAGGCTGAACGGGAGCGCCTCAAAGCGCTGATGCAGGAATTTTGTGACGAAGATGGTGGCTTTATTCTGCGTACTGCCGCCGAAGGGGTCAGCAAAACCGAACTGTCTCAGGATGCCGCCTTTTTACGCCGGCTCTGGAACAAAATTCAGCAGCGCATGAAACAGAAAAAGTCGAATGTGCTGTATGAAGATTTGCCTCTGGCCCGTCGCGTGCTGCGTGATTTTGTTGGCACTGAGCTTGACCGGATCCGGATTGACTCAAATCTGTCGTATCAGGAGCTGGTCGATTTCACCAAAGAGTATGTGCCGGAGCTGAGTAATAAGCTCGACTACTACCGGGGTGAGCGTCCGATATTCGATTTGTACGATGTGGAAAATGAAGTACAGCGCGCGCTGGAGCGACGGGTCGACTTAAAATCCGGCGGCTACCTGATTATCGATCAGACCGAGGCAATGACGACCATTGATATCAATACCGGGGCATTTGTCGGTCATCGTAACCTCGAAGAAACTATTTTTAACACCAATATTGAAGCTACCCTGGCCATTGCCCGGCAGTTGCGGCTGCGTAATCTGGGCGGCATGATCCTGATTGATTTTATCGACATGATGGAACAGGACCACAAACGGCGTGTCTTACATAGTCTGGAGATGGCAACCAGTAAAGACCGGGCAAAAATCAATATTCACGGGTTTACCTCACTGGGCCTGATTGAAATGACCCGCAAGCGCACCCGCGAAAGTCTTGAGCATGTACTGTGTGGCGACTGTCCGGTATGCAAGGGGCGCGGTACCGTGAAAACCATCGAAACCATTTGTTTTGAAATTATGCGCGAAATTGTGCGGGTTAACCGGGCTTATGCGGCGGATATGTTTGTGGTGTACGCCTCGCCCAATGTGGTTGAAGCCCTGCTGGGAGAAGAATCCCACATGCTGGCTGAACTGGAAATGTTTGTGACCAAACAAATCAAGGTGCAGACCGAGCCGCTGTATAATCAGGACAAATACGACGTCGTCATGATGTAA